The following are encoded together in the Equus quagga isolate Etosha38 chromosome 1, UCLA_HA_Equagga_1.0, whole genome shotgun sequence genome:
- the LOC124234694 gene encoding olfactory receptor 9K2-like, translating to MGDRRTSNHSEGTDFTLVGFTVRPELHILLFLLFLLVYAMILLGNVGMMAVIMTDPRLNTPMYFFLGNLSFIDLFYSSVIAPKAMINFWSESKSISFAGCVTQLFLFTLFIVAEGFLLAAMAYDRFVAICNPLLYSVRMSTRLCTQLVAGSYFCGCVDGVLLSSMTFTLPFCASRAINHFYCDYRPVQRISCSDLYIHKILSFVLCSIIILPTITVIIVSYMYIVSTVLKIRSTEGRKKAFSTCSSHLGVVSILYGAVTFMYLTPDRFPELSKVASLCYTLVTPMLNPLIYSLRNKDVKEALRMVLGKKNVFA from the coding sequence ATGGGTGACAGGAGAACAAGCAATCACTCAGAAGGGACCGACTTCACTCTTGTAGGCTTCACGGTCCGCCCAGAGCTccacatcctcctcttcctgctatTTCTGCTCGTCTATGCCATGATCCTTCTAGGGAATGTTGGGATGATGGCCGTTATAATGACTGATCCCCGGCTGAACACACCAATGTATTTCTTCCTAGGCAACCTCTCCTTCATTGATCTCTTCTACTCATCTGTTATTGCACCCAAGGCTATGATCAACTTCTGGTCTGAGAGCAAGTCCATCTCCTTTGCAGGCTGTGTGACCCAGCTCTTTCTCTTTACCCTCTTCATTGTAGCTGAGGGATTTCTTCTGGCAGCCATGGCTTATGACCGCTTTGTTGCCATCTGCAACCCACTCCTCTACTCTGTTCGGATGTCAACACGTCTCTGCACTCAGTTGGTGGCTGGTTCCTATTTTTGTGGCTGCGTTGATGGAGTTCTTCTGAGCAGCATGACATTTACTTTACCTTTTTGTGCTTCGCGGGCCATCAACCACTTTTACTGTGATTACCGTCCAGTTCAGAGGATTTCTTGTTCTGATCTCTACATTCATAAGatcctttcttttgtcttatgTAGCATTATTATTTTGCCTACCATAACTGTCATTATTGTGTCCTATATGTATATTGTGTCCACAGTGCTAAAGATACGCTCCACTGAGGGACGTAAGAAAGCCTTCTCCACATGCAGCTCTCACCTAGGAGTTGTGAGTATACTGTATGGTGCTGTCACCTTTATGTATCTCACTCCTGACAGATTTCCTGAGCTCAGTAAGGTGGCCTCCTTATGTTACACCTTAGTCACTCCCATGTTGAATCCTCTGATTTACTCTCTGAGAAACAAAGATGTCAAAGAAGCTCTGAGAATggtcctggggaaaaaaaatgtttttgcttgA